The Ectothiorhodospiraceae bacterium BW-2 nucleotide sequence AGTCTCATTTAGCAGCCTGCCCCGAGTGGTTAAGCCGGGGGATAAACTATTTTTAAATGATGGCTTAATCTCCTTAAAGGTGGTCGAATGCCGCGAAGAGGAGGTCGAGTGCGAGGTTCGCGCCGGCGGTGAGCTCTCCTCCCGCAAGGGGCTCAATCTCCCCGGTATCGATCTCGGTATGCTCGCCTTCACCCCAGAAGATCGCGCCTGTCTTGAGTTTGCCTTAGAGATGAAGCTTGATGCCGTTAGCCAATCGTTTGTCGCCTCAGAGTTAGATATTTTAGCCATGCGTCAGGTCATCGATCTACGACCGGATGGCCATCAGCCCTTTATTATCGCCAAAATAGAGCGGGCGAACGCACTTGATAACCTAGATGCCATTTTAGAGGTGACCGATGGACTCATGGTCGCCCGTGGCGATTTAGGGGTCGAAATTCCGATCTCGACGATGCCGGTAGTACAGAAACAGATTATGAAGCAGGCGCGACAGCTCGGTAAACCGGTGATTACCGCCACCCAAATGCTAGAGTCGATGACCTACCACCGCCGCCCCACCCGCGCCGAGGCGACCGATGTGGCCAACGCGATTATGGATGGCACCGATGCGGTGATGCTCTCGGGCGAATCGGCGGTCGGTCGCTATCCGATCGAGGCGATAGAGATGTTAGCCGAAATTGCCGCCTCAACCGAGCCCTATCGCGATAACAATAGCCCTAAGGTGATCGAAAAACCGAAAAAGGGCAAAAAACAGCTCCAAGTGGAGGATCTGATCGCCAGCAGCGTTTACGAAGCGGTAAAGCGGGTACAATCGACCGTGGTCGTCGTCCCCACCCGCAGCGGCAATATGGCTCGCCATGTCACCCGTTACCGCCTGCCGGCCTGGATCGTCGCCCTAACCACACAAAAAACCACTGCCCAGTCGCTACAGTTCTCCTACGGGGTCTGGCCGATAGAGGTGGAACAGGATCGACACGACTGGAGCCAATATGTACGCCAGTGGGCGGCTGAGAACGGCCTCCTCGACGACTATATCGTGCTCACACAAGGCCCCTCTCCAGAGAACCCCAGCGGCAACCAGCGTATGGAGTTGATCGATTTGAAGGTGTAGCCCCCTGTTAATGGCTCCTACCGTAATCGCCGCAACAACAGATAGGTCGCCCCCAACCCTCCATGCAGACTCTGCGCCGAACAGAAGGCCAGCACCTCCGCACTCTGCTGGAGCCAGTAGTTCACCTTGCGTTTTAAGATCGGCGCCTGCTGCTGCGAGCGGTTGCCTCGGCCATGAATAATAAGCACCACCTTCATTCCCCGCTGCTGAGCGCTATGGATGAAGGTGGTTAATAGCTGGCGCGACTCCTTCACCGTGCAACCGTGGAGATCGAGTCGCGCCTCCAGCGCAAACTGCCCCCGTTTCAGACGCTGAAAGAGGCGTTGATCGATACCGTTACGACAGAAAGCGAGCTGCTCCGGCGATTCGAGCTCCTGGTGGGTTAACTCATCTGAAAAGAGGTGATCTAGCCACTGCGAGTTGGAGACCCCCACCTGTCGGCGCTGTTTTGTCTTCGTAACCGCTGGCGGTTGGGGGGGTAAGCGGTTACCATCACCCACCAATTTAACTTGGCCGATACTCTGCCGAAATAGCTGGCTATCGGCCTCGGTGACCTCTTTAGAAGGTGCCACCCTCGCCTAGCCGAGAGCGAGCTGCTTAAAGGGGGGGATAAGCAGCATCTTCACCACCTCCAACAGTAGAATCACCGCAAGAGGGGAGAGATCGATACCGGAGATTGGCGGGATCCGTCGTCTGGCCGGCCCTAATAGCGGCTCAGTCAGCGAGTAGAGTAGTGAGCTTATCGGATTGTAGTGGGGGGCTGGATTGACCCAACTCATAATCGCCTGAATGATAATCGCAAACACAAAAATCGTCAAAATAGTGCTTATAAGCTCTGCCACAGACCAGAAGATCACAAAGCCCAGCGT carries:
- the pyk gene encoding pyruvate kinase, which gives rise to MFLNHKTKLVCTIGPASDNPAKLAAMLRAGMSVARLNFSHGSFESHRETITRLRQASSETGIRLAIMADLPGPKMRIGEIVNEPVELTIGQRFTLTTRDEPGDAYRASVSFSSLPRVVKPGDKLFLNDGLISLKVVECREEEVECEVRAGGELSSRKGLNLPGIDLGMLAFTPEDRACLEFALEMKLDAVSQSFVASELDILAMRQVIDLRPDGHQPFIIAKIERANALDNLDAILEVTDGLMVARGDLGVEIPISTMPVVQKQIMKQARQLGKPVITATQMLESMTYHRRPTRAEATDVANAIMDGTDAVMLSGESAVGRYPIEAIEMLAEIAASTEPYRDNNSPKVIEKPKKGKKQLQVEDLIASSVYEAVKRVQSTVVVVPTRSGNMARHVTRYRLPAWIVALTTQKTTAQSLQFSYGVWPIEVEQDRHDWSQYVRQWAAENGLLDDYIVLTQGPSPENPSGNQRMELIDLKV
- a CDS encoding DNA mismatch repair protein MutS, producing MAPSKEVTEADSQLFRQSIGQVKLVGDGNRLPPQPPAVTKTKQRRQVGVSNSQWLDHLFSDELTHQELESPEQLAFCRNGIDQRLFQRLKRGQFALEARLDLHGCTVKESRQLLTTFIHSAQQRGMKVVLIIHGRGNRSQQQAPILKRKVNYWLQQSAEVLAFCSAQSLHGGLGATYLLLRRLR
- a CDS encoding YggT family protein, translating into MIDSHYLLNPLSFLITTLFSLYLMLVVVRFLLQLTRADFYNPISQFIVKLTSPLLIPLRRFIPGWQGIDSASIVLMLLLQGVSTLLLVVLSGQSPTLGFVIFWSVAELISTILTIFVFAIIIQAIMSWVNPAPHYNPISSLLYSLTEPLLGPARRRIPPISGIDLSPLAVILLLEVVKMLLIPPFKQLALG